In Natranaerobius thermophilus JW/NM-WN-LF, the genomic stretch AGTGTAGATAACAGCTCGAATATCAGATGGATAATCCAAGAAAGTTAATAAATTAGGCAAATTCTTTTCCCAGGAATCTACAACACGGGGATACCTTGAACCCCATTTTTCTTTAAATTTTTCGAAATGGTGGTGAGCCTCTTCTTTAGAAAAAGACTTATATATAGGCTTTAGGTCTTCAGCAACTTCATACTGGTCTTTTTTTCTTACGGCATTCAAAGTATTTCTAACCTGGTGAATGACGCACTGCTGGACATCAGCTTTAGGAAACACCTTCTTGAAAGCATCAGCCAAACCAGGAAGTCCGTCAAACACACCTAGCAATACTTCCTGTACACCACGAGAGTGCAGGTCATTTAATAGTTCTTGCCAACCCAAGGCGTTTTCTCTACCACCAACGTAGAAACCTAGTATTTCCCTGTACCCCTCTTCATCGACACCACAAGCTATGTAAACAGACTCATTTTCTACTGAATCACGCCGCAGCTTGATGTTCATGCCATCCAGGTAGAGAACACTATAACGCTTTTTGAGTGGCCTGTTTTGAAACTCTTGAATATCTTCTAAAGCTACTTCAGTAATATTACTTACCGTACTAGGCGAATAAGAATCGCCTAAAAGGGTCTCAATGAACTTTGCTACATCACGAGTGCTCATACCTTTTTGGTACATCCTGATGATAGCTTCTTCAAGCCAGCAATCACGCTTTTGATACGGTTCTATTAGCTGGGTTTGAAAATCACCATTTCGATCCCTTGGTACATTAAGATCTTCGATTTGGCCAAACAAGGTGTCTAGAGAACGTGTGTAATAGCCGTTTCGATAATTCTTTTCGTCTTGCTCTTTTAAAAAGTTTCTAATTTCTTCACGCATGATGAGTTCAATTTTTTCTTGAAGAAATTCCTGAACAAAACTTTTCATGATTTCTTCTAGTGTCAATGTTCTTTGAAAATGTCACCTAAAAACGCATAAATTTGTTCAGAGAAAATGTCACCCCCCAGGAAGGTAGACCGAGTTTTAAACTCGGTCCCTGGTATTTAGTATAGTATCTAAAAGTTCTTGATCAGTCAGGTCGTAGTTAAGATTTGTTCTTTCACTTTGTTTTCTCCAAGGGTGATTTTCATCTGGGACTATTCTATTTTTAGGTGATTGCGTTGTTTTAACTTTTTTGGTCATTTTAGTAGTTGAAGGCTTGTCCACAATTTGAGTTTCAAACACCATATCTTTATATTTTACTTTAACTCCAAATTTAGGATTAGATAGGACAGTAACTTTAGATTTAGGAACCAGTTGACTATTTTTATCTAAAATTTGATAGTAACTTCCTTCAAAAGAGAAAGTGGCACTGTTGTCCACAGTTCTTTTGAATTTAGAACAAAGTATATGATCAAGATTAATATCTTGATTTAAACAGGTAAAAGCCGATAGCTCATTTTCGGGCTTTAGGGCAAATCTTTTATTAAAATCAGGCAAGAAATCTTTTTGTAAAAATTCATTAGCTTTCTCCATGGTAGTTATATTGTGTAGCTTAAAAAGTGTGGGCAGTCTGCTTTGTAAAGTATCAAAAAGCCTTTCAACTCGTCCTTTTGCTTGTGGAGAGTTAGCAGGTATAATAGTGACTCCTAACTCTTCCATAGCTGCACCAAATTGAGTAGGCTTAACTTGTTTACCTGCGAGCTGTTCATCAATCGAAAGCTTGTCCGATTTAGGTGATCT encodes the following:
- a CDS encoding IS256 family transposase, whose translation is MKSFVQEFLQEKIELIMREEIRNFLKEQDEKNYRNGYYTRSLDTLFGQIEDLNVPRDRNGDFQTQLIEPYQKRDCWLEEAIIRMYQKGMSTRDVAKFIETLLGDSYSPSTVSNITEVALEDIQEFQNRPLKKRYSVLYLDGMNIKLRRDSVENESVYIACGVDEEGYREILGFYVGGRENALGWQELLNDLHSRGVQEVLLGVFDGLPGLADAFKKVFPKADVQQCVIHQVRNTLNAVRKKDQYEVAEDLKPIYKSFSKEEAHHHFEKFKEKWGSRYPRVVDSWEKNLPNLLTFLDYPSDIRAVIYTTNWIERTIKEIRKRLKTMNSLTSPKAAEKVIFFAIQDINVRWANKKLRGFKQCQHKLQEMFELRYDC
- a CDS encoding ISNCY family transposase; the protein is MFCDIVTPRMFCENVTMTKKVTYQMTQEEIKKLNIINQTIDGYLTIRDAARALNLSDRQIKRLKKGVQLEGPSFVIHKSRGKKPDHSVPESTEKHIISLKLEKYPNANFTHFTELLNEREKISISRPVVHRILSKAGISSPKKHKKSKSHHRRKRKDRMGLLVQIDASPYDWFDTGFDCDLHAAIDDATGALLGLFFVENECLEGYFQIMHQLISNYGIPASLYSDKHTIFRSPKSDKLSIDEQLAGKQVKPTQFGAAMEELGVTIIPANSPQAKGRVERLFDTLQSRLPTLFKLHNITTMEKANEFLQKDFLPDFNKRFALKPENELSAFTCLNQDINLDHILCSKFKRTVDNSATFSFEGSYYQILDKNSQLVPKSKVTVLSNPKFGVKVKYKDMVFETQIVDKPSTTKMTKKVKTTQSPKNRIVPDENHPWRKQSERTNLNYDLTDQELLDTILNTRDRV